In Gymnogyps californianus isolate 813 chromosome 1, ASM1813914v2, whole genome shotgun sequence, the following are encoded in one genomic region:
- the LOC127014203 gene encoding histone H4 has protein sequence MSGRGKGGKGLGKGGAKRHRKVLRDNIQGITKPAIRRLARRGGVKRISGLIYEETRGVLKVFLENVIRDAVTYTEHAKRKTVTAMDVVYALKRQGRTLYGFGG, from the coding sequence ATGTCTGGTAGAGGCAAGGGCGGGAAGGGGCTCGGTAAGGGAGGCGCCAAGCGCCACCGCAAGGTGCTGCGCGACAACATCCAGGGCATCACTAAGCCGGCCATCCGCCGCCTGGCTCGGCGCGGCGGCGTGAAGCGCATCTCAGGGCTCATCTACGAGGAGACGCGCGGCGTGCTGAAGGTGTTCCTGGAGAACGTGATCCGCGACGCCGTCACCTACACCGAGCACGCCAAGAGGAAGACGGTGACGGCCATGGACGTGGTCTACGCTCTCAAGCGCCAGGGACGCACCCTCTACGGCTTCGGCGGCTAA
- the LOC127014105 gene encoding histone H2A-IV isoform X1, with protein MSGRGKQGGKARAKAKSRSSRAGLQFPVGRVHRLLRKGNYAERVGAGAPVYLAAVLEYLTAEILELAGNAARDNKKTRIIPRHLQLAIRNDEELNKLLGKVTIAQGGVLPNIQAVLLPKKTAGGGSCCSPGRAVPGAGAALRRTPAEQSGGSAERGIARSQSLPARAFRKSEGA; from the exons ATGTCCGGCCGCGGGAAGCAGGGCGGGAAGGCGCGGGCCAAGGCCAAGTCGCGCTCGTCGCGGGCCGGGCTGCAGTTCCCCGTGGGCCGCGTGCACCGGCTGCTGCGCAAGGGCAACTACGCGGAGCGGGTGGGCGCCGGCGCCCCGGTGTACCTGGCGGCCGTGCTGGAGTACCTGACGGCCGAGATCCTGGAGCTGGCGGGCAACGCGGCCCGCGACAACAAGAAGACGCGCATCATCCCCCGCCACCTGCAGCTGGCCATCCGCAACGACGAGGAGCTCAACAAGCTGCTGGGCAAGGTGACCATCGCGCAGGGCGGGGTGCTGCCCAACATCCAGGCCGTGCTGCTGCCCAAGAAGAC GGCGGGCGGAGGATCGTGCTGCTCTCCCGGGCGGGCAGtgcccggggcgggggctgcGCTGCGGCGAACGCCCGCGGAGCAGAGCGGGGGCTCTGCCGAGCGCGGAATCGCCCGGAGCCAATCGTTGCCCGCGCGGGCTTTTCGAAAGAGCGAGGGCGCTTAA
- the LOC127014105 gene encoding histone H2A type 2-C isoform X3: MSGRGKQGGKARAKAKSRSSRAGLQFPILELAGNAARDNKKTRIIPRHLQLAIRNDEELNKLLGKVTIAQGGVLPNIQAVLLPKKTESHKAKSK, encoded by the exons ATGTCCGGCCGCGGGAAGCAGGGCGGGAAGGCGCGGGCCAAGGCCAAGTCGCGCTCGTCGCGGGCCGGGCTGCAGTTCCCC ATCCTGGAGCTGGCGGGCAACGCGGCCCGCGACAACAAGAAGACGCGCATCATCCCCCGCCACCTGCAGCTGGCCATCCGCAACGACGAGGAGCTCAACAAGCTGCTGGGCAAGGTGACCATCGCGCAGGGCGGGGTGCTGCCCAACATCCAGGCCGTGCTGCTGCCCAAGAAGACTGAGAGCCACAAAGCCAAGAGCAAGTAA
- the LOC127014105 gene encoding histone H2A type 2-C isoform X2, with the protein MSGRGKQGGKARAKAKSRSSRAGLQFPVGRVHRLLRKGNYAERVGAGAPVYLAAVLEYLTAEILELAGNAARDNKKTRIIPRHLQLAIRNDEELNKLLGKVTIAQGGVLPNIQAVLLPKKTESHKAKSK; encoded by the coding sequence ATGTCCGGCCGCGGGAAGCAGGGCGGGAAGGCGCGGGCCAAGGCCAAGTCGCGCTCGTCGCGGGCCGGGCTGCAGTTCCCCGTGGGCCGCGTGCACCGGCTGCTGCGCAAGGGCAACTACGCGGAGCGGGTGGGCGCCGGCGCCCCGGTGTACCTGGCGGCCGTGCTGGAGTACCTGACGGCCGAGATCCTGGAGCTGGCGGGCAACGCGGCCCGCGACAACAAGAAGACGCGCATCATCCCCCGCCACCTGCAGCTGGCCATCCGCAACGACGAGGAGCTCAACAAGCTGCTGGGCAAGGTGACCATCGCGCAGGGCGGGGTGCTGCCCAACATCCAGGCCGTGCTGCTGCCCAAGAAGACTGAGAGCCACAAAGCCAAGAGCAAGTAA
- the LOC127014133 gene encoding histone H3 codes for MARTKQTARKSTGGKAPRKQLATKAARKSAPATGGVKKPHRYRPGTVALREIRRYQKSTELLIRKLPFQRLVREIAQDFKTDLRFQSSAVMALQEASEAYLVGLFEDTNLCAIHAKRVTIMPKDIQLARRIRGERA; via the coding sequence ATGGCGCGCACGAAGCAGACGGCGCGTAAGTCGACGGGCGGGAAGGCGCCCCGCAAGCAGCTGGCCACCAAGGCGGCCCGCAAGAGCGCGCCGGCCACGGGCGGCGTGAAGAAGCCGCACCGCTACCGGCCCGGCACGGTGGCGCTGCGCGAGATCCGGCGCTACCAGAAGTCGACGGAGCTGCTGATCCGCAAGCTGCCCTTCCAGCGCCTGGTGCGCGAGATCGCGCAGGACTTCAAGACCGACCTGCGCTTCCAGAGCTCGGCCGTGATGGCGCTGCAGGAGGCGAGCGAGGCCTACCTGGTGGGGCTCTTCGAGGACACCAACCTCTGCGCCATCCACGCCAAGCGCGTCACCATCATGCCCAAGGACATCCAGCTGGCCCGACGCATCCGCGGTGAACGTGCATAA